One Caulobacter segnis genomic window carries:
- the bla gene encoding class A beta-lactamase has translation MEQASGGRLGVAVLDTQTGRRFAWRGDQRFRMCSTIKAPLSAAILRRVDQGRERLDRRVTFGRDVLMGNSPVVEKHLEDGLTIGALCEATITWSDNASANLLFDALGSPADLTRFLRAIGDQTTRSDRREPELNTGVPDDPRDTTTPTAILATWRTLLLDDALSPASRKQLTDWLVANRTGDKRLRAGLPRGWRVGDKTGNNGKDTTNDIAIAWPPGRKPILIACFHDRGSSDDDARSAVHARVARAVVASGFGG, from the coding sequence TTGGAGCAGGCCAGCGGCGGCCGCCTGGGCGTGGCGGTGCTGGACACCCAGACCGGCCGGCGGTTCGCCTGGCGCGGCGACCAGCGCTTCCGCATGTGCAGCACGATCAAGGCGCCGCTGTCGGCCGCCATCCTGCGCCGGGTCGACCAAGGCCGCGAGCGGCTGGACCGCCGGGTCACCTTTGGCCGCGACGTGCTGATGGGCAATTCGCCGGTGGTCGAGAAGCACCTTGAGGACGGTCTGACCATCGGGGCCCTGTGCGAGGCGACCATCACCTGGAGCGACAACGCCTCGGCCAACCTGTTGTTCGACGCCCTCGGCTCGCCCGCCGACCTGACCCGCTTCCTGCGCGCCATCGGCGACCAGACCACCCGCAGCGACCGTCGCGAGCCCGAGCTGAACACCGGCGTCCCCGACGATCCGCGCGACACCACCACCCCGACGGCGATCCTGGCGACCTGGCGAACCCTGCTGCTGGACGACGCCCTCAGCCCCGCCTCGCGCAAGCAACTGACCGACTGGCTGGTGGCCAACCGCACCGGCGACAAGCGGCTGCGGGCGGGCCTGCCGCGCGGCTGGCGGGTCGGCGACAAGACCGGCAACAACGGCAAGGACACCACCAACGACATCGCCATCGCCTGGCCGCCGGGCCGCAAGCCGATCCTGATCGCCTGCTTCCACGACCGGGGCAGCAGCGACGACGACGCCCGCAGCGCGGTGCATGCGCGGGTGGCGCGGGCGGTCGTGGCGTCGGGGTTCGGGGGGTAG
- a CDS encoding LysR family transcriptional regulator codes for MSRAQLPLNALRAFEASARHLSFTRAAIELCVTQAAVSHQVKGLEARLGAALFRRLPRGLALTDEGLALLPSVRDSFDKLGDVLARFEGGRVLEVLSVGVVGTFAVGWLLPRLPAFREAHPFVDLRLFTNNNRTDLAGEGLDCAVRFGDGAWHGTEAAPLFAAPMSPLCAPALAERLAEPTDLFGETLLRSYRAADWPDWFAAAGLSPPPIRGPVFDSSWVMVEAAMQGLGVALAPPMMFARDLQQGRLVRPFQTQVSAGRYWLTWLKSKAPSPALRAFQAWLSRTSEE; via the coding sequence ATGAGTCGCGCCCAGCTGCCCCTGAACGCCCTGCGCGCCTTCGAGGCCTCGGCCCGCCACCTGTCGTTCACGCGGGCGGCGATCGAGCTGTGCGTGACCCAGGCGGCCGTCAGCCACCAGGTGAAGGGGCTGGAGGCGCGGCTGGGCGCGGCCCTGTTCCGCCGCCTCCCGCGCGGCCTGGCCCTGACCGACGAGGGCTTGGCCCTGCTGCCCAGCGTGCGGGACTCGTTCGACAAGCTGGGCGACGTCCTGGCCCGGTTCGAGGGCGGCCGGGTGCTGGAGGTCTTGAGCGTCGGGGTGGTGGGCACCTTCGCGGTGGGCTGGCTGCTGCCGCGCCTGCCGGCCTTTCGCGAGGCCCACCCGTTCGTCGACCTGCGGCTCTTCACCAACAACAACCGCACCGACCTGGCGGGCGAGGGGCTGGACTGCGCGGTGCGGTTCGGCGACGGCGCCTGGCACGGGACCGAGGCCGCGCCGCTGTTCGCGGCGCCGATGAGCCCGCTGTGCGCGCCGGCCCTGGCCGAACGGCTCGCCGAGCCCACGGATCTGTTCGGCGAGACCCTGCTGCGCAGCTACCGCGCGGCCGACTGGCCCGACTGGTTCGCCGCCGCCGGCCTGTCGCCGCCGCCGATCCGGGGGCCGGTGTTCGACAGCTCCTGGGTGATGGTCGAGGCGGCGATGCAGGGATTGGGGGTGGCGCTGGCCCCGCCGATGATGTTTGCTCGCGACCTGCAGCAGGGGCGCCTGGTCCGCCCCTTCCAGACTCAGGTCAGCGCCGGCCGCTACTGGCTCACCTGGCTGAAGTCCAAGGCTCCGAGTCCCGCGCTTCGGGCCTTCCAGGCGTGGCTTTCGCGCACTTCAGAAGAATAA
- a CDS encoding OmpA family protein yields MIASTKTMMVAAALVMGGLSVSGCATKKYVNTQVGQVNERVSAHDTQIGELDKTSKEALDRAIAAGKLAEGKFQYALVLSDDSVKFPVNAANLSPEAEQRLSEFTEKLKTDNKNVYLEIQGHTDNSGSKEYNDELGEKRAETVRKFLSQHGVALNRMATISYGQEAPVAPNETREGRAQNRRVVVMVLS; encoded by the coding sequence ATGATAGCAAGCACGAAGACCATGATGGTCGCCGCCGCCCTGGTGATGGGCGGCCTGTCGGTCAGCGGCTGCGCGACCAAGAAGTACGTGAATACCCAGGTCGGTCAGGTCAATGAGCGGGTCAGCGCTCACGACACCCAGATCGGCGAACTGGACAAGACCTCCAAGGAAGCCCTGGACCGCGCCATCGCGGCCGGCAAGCTGGCCGAGGGCAAGTTCCAGTATGCCCTGGTGCTGTCCGACGACTCGGTGAAGTTCCCGGTCAACGCCGCGAACCTCTCGCCGGAAGCCGAGCAGCGCCTCTCGGAGTTCACCGAGAAGCTGAAGACCGACAACAAGAACGTGTACCTGGAAATCCAGGGCCACACCGACAACTCGGGCTCGAAGGAATACAACGACGAGCTCGGCGAGAAGCGCGCGGAGACCGTGCGCAAGTTCCTGAGCCAGCATGGCGTCGCCCTGAACCGCATGGCGACGATCTCGTACGGCCAGGAAGCCCCTGTCGCCCCGAACGAAACGCGCGAAGGCCGGGCTCAGAACCGCCGCGTGGTCGTGATGGTGCTTTCGTAA